In Ailuropoda melanoleuca isolate Jingjing chromosome X, ASM200744v2, whole genome shotgun sequence, a single genomic region encodes these proteins:
- the FAM133A gene encoding protein FAM133A, with protein MGKRDNRVAYMNPIAMARWRGPTQSTGPTIQDYLNRPRPTWEEVKKQLENKKKGSKALAEFEEKMNENWKKELEKSREKLLSGNESSSKKKEKKKKKKKKSCPRSSSSSSSISDSSSSSDSENEEKKQGKKRKKKKNHSYKSSERSTYESESESKESVKKKKKSKDETEKEKYIRSLSKKRKKTYPEDKPSSSESSSESDYEEEVQAKKKRRHEEQEKATEKAKKKKKKQRKKHSKKKKKSGSSHKSG; from the coding sequence ATGGGGAAGCGGGATAATCGAGTGGCCTACATGAATCCTATAGCAATGGCCAGATGGAGGGGCCCAACTCAATCTACAGGCCCAACAATACAAGATTATCTGAATCGACCAAGGCCTACCTGGGAAGAAGTgaagaaacaattagaaaataaaaagaaaggctCCAAGGCATTAGctgaatttgaagaaaaaatgaatgagaattggaaaaaagaattagaaaaaagtaGGGAGAAATTATTGAGTGGAAATGAGagctcttctaaaaaaaaagaaaaaaagaaaaagaaaaagaagaaatcttgtcCAAggtcttcatcttcttcttcatcAATTTCTGATTCTTCAAGCAGTTCAGATTCtgagaatgaggaaaagaaacaaggaaaaaagagaaagaaaaagaagaaccatTCATACAAATCATCAGAAAGGTCTACATATGAATCTGAATCAGAAAGCAAGGaatctgtgaaaaagaaaaagaagtcaaaagatgaaacagagaaagaaaagtatattaGAAGTctcagcaaaaaaagaaagaagacttatCCTGAAGATAAACCCTCATCATCAGAGTCCTCATCAGAATCAGATTATGAAGAGGAAGTGCaagcaaaaaagaagagaagacatgaagagcaagaaaaagcaacagaaaaagcaaagaaaaagaagaagaaacagcgCAAGAAACatagtaagaagaaaaagaagtcgGGTTCAAGTCACAAGTCAggataa